The Actinomycetota bacterium genome has a segment encoding these proteins:
- a CDS encoding aspartate 1-decarboxylase → MQRIMLKSKIHRATVTDADLHYVGSITIDEELMEAADLLPYERVMVVDVDNGSRLETYVISGKPGSGTIAMNGAAARLIHKGDTVIIFSFSVVEEERARDFKPRVVYVDGLNRISHVDDHVTVDDIC, encoded by the coding sequence ATGCAGCGCATCATGCTCAAGAGCAAGATCCACCGCGCCACGGTGACGGACGCGGACCTCCATTACGTCGGCAGCATCACCATCGACGAGGAGCTCATGGAGGCCGCGGACCTCCTGCCGTACGAGAGGGTCATGGTGGTGGACGTGGACAACGGCAGCCGTCTGGAGACCTACGTCATCTCGGGAAAGCCCGGCTCGGGCACCATCGCCATGAACGGCGCGGCTGCACGCCTCATACACAAGGGCGACACGGTGATCATCTTCTCCTTCAGCGTGGTGGAGGAGGAGAGGGCGCGGGACTTCAAGCCGCGCGTGGTCTACGTGGACGGCCTGAACCGTATAAGTCACGTGGATGACCACGTGACCGTGGATGACATCTGCTGA
- the nadA gene encoding quinolinate synthase NadA, which yields MHENADILGRIDALRRERNAVILAHNYQPPEIQDLADFTGDSLGLARRAAEVDAEVIVFCGVHFMAETAAIVNPHKITLLPEPAAGCSLADAVTPEGVLTLRKLHPRAAVVTYVNSSAAVKAVSDYCCTSGNAVEVVRAVEAPEIIFTPDGNLGRYVQRVTGRELIIWEGCCPVHDRITAEMVRERRREFPSALVVAHPECREEVLELADAVASTSGMFRVVEESGAREVIVLTEAGMGYPLARRFPEVRFIFPVAEPLCLDMKLITLEKVEAALRGLEPKVTVPEEVRRGALLAVERMLAIG from the coding sequence ATGCACGAAAACGCGGACATCCTGGGAAGAATCGATGCGCTGCGCCGGGAGCGCAACGCGGTCATCCTCGCCCACAACTACCAGCCCCCGGAGATCCAGGACCTGGCGGACTTCACGGGGGATTCCCTGGGACTGGCGCGCAGGGCGGCGGAGGTGGACGCCGAGGTCATCGTGTTCTGCGGCGTGCATTTCATGGCCGAGACCGCGGCTATCGTCAACCCGCACAAGATCACCCTGCTGCCGGAGCCCGCCGCGGGCTGCTCCCTGGCGGACGCCGTCACGCCGGAGGGTGTCCTCACCCTGAGGAAGCTCCACCCCCGGGCGGCGGTGGTCACCTACGTCAACTCCTCCGCGGCCGTGAAGGCGGTCAGCGATTACTGCTGCACCTCGGGAAACGCCGTGGAGGTGGTGAGGGCGGTGGAGGCGCCGGAGATCATCTTCACCCCCGACGGGAACCTGGGGAGGTACGTACAGAGGGTCACGGGCAGGGAGCTCATCATCTGGGAGGGGTGCTGCCCGGTGCATGACCGCATCACGGCGGAGATGGTGCGGGAGCGCCGGCGCGAGTTCCCCTCCGCCCTGGTGGTGGCCCATCCCGAGTGCCGCGAGGAGGTCCTGGAGCTGGCGGACGCGGTGGCCAGCACCTCGGGCATGTTCCGCGTGGTGGAGGAGAGCGGGGCGCGCGAGGTCATCGTCCTCACCGAGGCGGGGATGGGATATCCCCTGGCCAGGAGGTTCCCGGAGGTCAGGTTCATCTTCCCCGTCGCGGAGCCGCTCTGCCTAGACATGAAGCTCATCACCCTGGAGAAGGTGGAGGCGGCGCTGCGCGGGCTCGAGCCGAAGGTGACCGTTCCCGAGGAGGTGCGCCGCGGCGCCCTGCTGGCGGTGGAGCGGATGCTGGCCATCGGTTGA
- the nadB gene encoding L-aspartate oxidase, which produces MVPRYLVNFDLDALPCLSFDVLVVGSGVAGLSTALRAARRYRVALLTKTTLTVTATRIAQGGIASALGADDSPELHFQDTIAAGKGLCEEEAVWTLVREGPMRITELIEEVGAHFDTVDGHLDLTLEGGHSRRRVAHAQGDATGSELEASLTRRLLYNKRLDVFENYYAVDIVTVDGRCAGVLGMDALTGTISFFHARAVVLAMGGMGQLYAVTTNPEICTGDGVSMALRAGAEVADLEFLQFHPTALHLPETPRWLISEAVRGEGAVLVDHAGKRIMRGVHPQEDLAPRDVVVNEMVRVMKEEERDHLFLDATRIPADRLKERFPTIYRHCLEAGLDITRVPIPVSPAAHYMSGGVVTDLRGRTAVRGLYACGEVACTGVHGANRLASNSLLEGLVFSWRIMQDLPDWLERGGLARKDLEGLGHKARRSRLPVEVGLLRRFLQQIMQDCVGFRRSEESLREAWEFLDKNLEVLRVEYLSPPGFELQNMIILARLMVRAAMLREESRGCHYRVDFPGMAEFWRCHVVFSSRGGRVTRELREVGRLTGDGYAWEEG; this is translated from the coding sequence ATGGTCCCGCGTTACCTGGTCAACTTCGATCTCGACGCCCTGCCCTGCCTCTCCTTCGACGTGCTGGTCGTCGGCAGCGGCGTGGCGGGGCTCTCCACCGCCCTGCGGGCGGCGAGGCGCTACCGCGTGGCGCTGCTCACCAAGACCACCCTCACGGTGACCGCCACCCGCATCGCCCAGGGCGGTATCGCCTCCGCCCTGGGCGCGGACGACAGCCCGGAACTCCACTTCCAGGACACCATCGCCGCCGGCAAGGGGCTGTGCGAGGAGGAGGCGGTGTGGACCCTGGTGAGGGAGGGCCCCATGCGCATAACCGAGCTCATCGAGGAGGTGGGCGCGCACTTCGACACCGTGGACGGCCACCTCGACCTCACCCTGGAGGGAGGACATTCGCGGCGCCGCGTGGCCCATGCCCAGGGGGACGCCACGGGAAGCGAGCTGGAGGCCAGCCTCACCCGCCGCCTCCTCTACAACAAGCGCCTGGACGTGTTCGAGAACTATTACGCCGTGGACATCGTCACCGTGGACGGGCGGTGCGCGGGAGTCCTGGGGATGGACGCGCTTACCGGGACCATCAGCTTCTTCCATGCCCGGGCGGTGGTGCTGGCCATGGGCGGCATGGGGCAGCTCTACGCCGTGACCACCAACCCCGAGATCTGCACTGGGGACGGCGTCTCCATGGCCCTGCGCGCGGGGGCGGAGGTGGCCGACCTGGAGTTCCTGCAGTTCCACCCCACCGCCCTGCACCTCCCGGAGACCCCGCGCTGGCTGATCAGCGAGGCGGTGAGGGGAGAGGGGGCGGTGCTGGTGGACCACGCCGGAAAAAGGATCATGCGCGGCGTCCACCCTCAGGAGGACCTCGCGCCGCGGGACGTGGTGGTGAACGAGATGGTGCGGGTGATGAAGGAAGAGGAGCGGGACCACCTCTTCCTCGACGCCACCCGCATCCCCGCAGACAGGCTGAAGGAGCGCTTTCCCACCATCTACCGCCACTGTCTGGAGGCAGGCCTGGACATCACCCGCGTCCCCATCCCCGTCTCTCCCGCCGCGCATTACATGAGCGGCGGCGTGGTCACCGACCTCCGCGGCAGGACGGCGGTCAGAGGCCTGTACGCCTGCGGGGAGGTGGCCTGCACGGGGGTGCACGGCGCCAACCGCCTGGCCTCCAACTCCCTTCTCGAGGGGCTGGTGTTCAGCTGGCGCATCATGCAGGACCTGCCTGACTGGCTGGAGCGGGGGGGTCTGGCCAGGAAGGATCTGGAAGGCCTGGGACACAAGGCCAGGAGGAGCCGCCTGCCGGTGGAGGTGGGCCTGCTGCGCAGGTTCCTGCAGCAGATCATGCAGGACTGCGTGGGCTTCCGCCGCAGCGAGGAGAGTCTGCGCGAGGCCTGGGAGTTCCTGGATAAGAACCTCGAGGTGCTGCGGGTGGAATACCTCAGCCCGCCCGGGTTCGAGCTGCAGAACATGATCATCCTGGCGCGGTTGATGGTGAGAGCGGCCATGCTGCGCGAGGAGAGCCGGGGCTGCCATTACCGCGTGGACTTCCCGGGGATGGCGGAGTTCTGGCGGTGCCACGTGGTGTTCAGTTCGCGCGGCGGGAGGGTCACGCGGGAGTTGAGGGAAGTGGGGAGGCTGACCGGGGACGGTTACGCCTGGGAAGAAGGGTGA
- the nadC gene encoding carboxylating nicotinate-nucleotide diphosphorylase encodes MEAVRRALDEDLQSRGDITSQAVIPPGMRARGRLVMREEGVVAGLPLASMTFRVLDARVSFRSLANDGERLPAGSEIAEVEGLAATILEGERTALNFLQRLSGIATLTSLFVARAAPHGAVILDTRKTAPGLRALEKYAVRAGGGRNHRFGLFDAVLIKDNHVAAVGGVGEAVRRAREALGDEFPVEVEVQRLRDLEEAIQAGAEVVMLDNLDVSEVEEAVRMARGRVKLEASGGISLENVAAYAAAGVDFISVGAITHSARALDIALDLEPLRG; translated from the coding sequence ATGGAAGCGGTTCGCAGGGCGCTGGACGAGGACCTGCAGAGCCGGGGAGACATCACCTCCCAGGCGGTGATCCCGCCCGGGATGAGGGCCCGGGGGCGCCTGGTGATGCGCGAGGAAGGGGTGGTGGCGGGCCTGCCCCTGGCCTCCATGACCTTCCGCGTCCTCGACGCCAGGGTGTCCTTCCGCTCCCTGGCCAACGACGGCGAGAGGCTTCCCGCCGGGAGCGAGATCGCGGAGGTCGAGGGCCTTGCCGCCACCATCCTGGAGGGGGAGAGAACGGCCCTCAACTTCCTGCAGCGCCTCTCCGGCATCGCCACCCTCACCTCTCTTTTCGTGGCCCGCGCGGCGCCCCACGGAGCGGTGATCCTGGACACCCGCAAGACCGCCCCCGGGTTGCGGGCGCTGGAGAAGTACGCGGTGCGCGCGGGGGGCGGCAGGAACCACCGTTTCGGCCTCTTCGACGCCGTGCTCATCAAAGACAACCACGTCGCCGCCGTGGGCGGGGTGGGCGAGGCGGTGAGGAGGGCGCGGGAGGCGCTGGGAGACGAGTTCCCCGTGGAGGTGGAGGTGCAGCGGTTGCGGGACCTGGAGGAGGCTATCCAGGCGGGTGCCGAGGTGGTGATGCTGGACAACCTCGACGTGTCCGAGGTGGAGGAGGCGGTGAGGATGGCGAGGGGCAGGGTGAAGCTGGAGGCCTCGGGCGGGATAAGCCTGGAAAACGTGGCCGCCTACGCCGCCGCGGGAGTGGATTTCATCTCCGTGGGAGCCATCACCCACAGCGCAAGGGCGCTGGACATCGCGCTGGACCTCGAGCCCCTGCGCGGATGA
- a CDS encoding type III pantothenate kinase: MLLAIDVGNTQTVIGAYRDADLVGHWRISTDASKTEDELALYYQGFLMLKGLSFASFDAVIISSVVPAATMSLEQMTREYWEFEPLIVGHNVEAGIEVLIDNPREVGPDRLVNAVAAFERYGGPSIVVDFGTATTFDAVSPAGEYLGGAIAPGIEISSRALFNAAARLPRVEVHRPPSVIGKNTVWSMQSGIVFGFAGQVDRIVEMMKDELGKGAKVVATGGLAEVVVGECRTIDVHDPLLTLHGLRLIYERRSGKAG; the protein is encoded by the coding sequence GTGCTCTTGGCCATCGACGTGGGAAACACCCAGACGGTGATCGGGGCCTACCGCGATGCCGACCTGGTGGGACACTGGAGGATCTCCACCGACGCCAGCAAGACCGAGGATGAGCTCGCCCTCTACTACCAGGGTTTTCTGATGCTCAAGGGCCTCTCCTTCGCCAGCTTCGACGCGGTGATCATCTCCTCGGTGGTCCCCGCCGCCACCATGTCCCTGGAGCAGATGACCCGGGAATATTGGGAGTTCGAGCCCCTCATCGTGGGGCACAACGTGGAGGCGGGCATCGAGGTGCTCATCGACAACCCGAGGGAGGTGGGGCCCGACCGCCTGGTCAACGCCGTGGCCGCCTTCGAGCGCTACGGGGGGCCGAGCATCGTGGTGGATTTCGGCACCGCCACCACCTTCGACGCCGTTTCCCCGGCCGGTGAGTACCTGGGCGGCGCCATCGCCCCCGGGATAGAGATATCCTCGCGCGCTCTCTTCAACGCCGCGGCGCGGCTGCCGCGGGTGGAGGTGCACCGTCCTCCGTCGGTCATCGGGAAGAACACGGTGTGGAGCATGCAGTCGGGGATCGTCTTCGGCTTCGCCGGCCAGGTGGACCGCATCGTGGAGATGATGAAGGACGAGCTCGGAAAGGGCGCCAAGGTGGTGGCCACGGGAGGCCTCGCCGAGGTGGTGGTGGGGGAGTGCCGCACCATCGACGTCCACGACCCGCTGCTCACCCTGCACGGCCTCCGCCTTATCTACGAGAGGCGGAGCGGGAAAGCGGGGTGA
- a CDS encoding ATPase, which produces MELGLIAIGAALAIGLSALATGWSQSKIGAAMAGALAEKPELAGNAIIMIAIPETMVVLGFVIGFLITGLKPGE; this is translated from the coding sequence TTGGAACTCGGACTGATCGCCATCGGGGCGGCCCTGGCCATCGGGTTGTCCGCCCTGGCGACCGGATGGTCGCAATCCAAGATCGGGGCCGCCATGGCGGGAGCCCTCGCGGAGAAGCCGGAGCTGGCCGGTAACGCCATCATCATGATCGCCATCCCCGAGACCATGGTGGTGTTGGGATTCGTTATCGGCTTCTTGATCACGGGCCTGAAGCCGGGAGAGTAA
- a CDS encoding V-type ATPase subunit, with protein sequence MVQVPLKDYSYANARVRAMSARLLEPHVYRELLEAPDYNQALAVLENTEYGPDIEHFMLEGARPTTIDRAFNRNLVRTFSKIKEFFIGRPEELVNALLARWDPYNLKTILRGMRALVPKAEIARNLVPIGAIDLVTLEEIVGQPDLRASIDAMVVLGREWPIPYGRAVMAHLAEYLHEHDLSVLELALDRFHYQELGKILEGKDADAALVREVMVMEVDAVNIATLMRICGLELKEFRAQDYFVPGGTIGDAEEFAKIMSLGQPEQVYERLSHRMPYKDALAGAWKAFEERGESVFEDEMQKHIIKTCLKMSKDPLGIGVIIDFMWRKYLEITNLRIIVRGKSIGLIESQIRKELVLFGEEQKGG encoded by the coding sequence ATGGTACAGGTTCCGCTGAAGGATTACAGCTACGCCAACGCGCGGGTACGCGCCATGTCCGCGCGCCTGCTGGAGCCCCACGTGTACAGGGAGCTCCTGGAGGCGCCCGATTACAACCAGGCTCTCGCGGTGCTGGAGAACACGGAGTACGGGCCGGACATCGAGCACTTCATGCTCGAGGGCGCGCGCCCCACCACCATCGACCGCGCCTTCAACCGCAACCTCGTCCGCACCTTCTCCAAGATCAAGGAGTTCTTCATCGGCAGGCCGGAGGAGCTGGTGAACGCCCTTCTCGCCCGCTGGGACCCCTACAACCTCAAGACCATCCTCAGAGGCATGCGGGCGCTGGTGCCCAAGGCGGAGATCGCCAGGAACCTGGTGCCCATCGGGGCCATCGACCTGGTCACCCTGGAGGAGATCGTGGGCCAGCCCGACCTCAGGGCGAGCATCGACGCCATGGTGGTCCTGGGGCGCGAGTGGCCCATCCCCTACGGCAGGGCGGTCATGGCCCACCTGGCGGAGTACCTTCATGAACACGACCTCTCCGTCCTGGAGCTCGCCCTGGACCGCTTCCATTACCAGGAACTGGGGAAGATCCTCGAGGGAAAGGACGCGGACGCCGCGCTGGTGCGGGAGGTGATGGTCATGGAGGTGGACGCCGTGAACATCGCCACCCTCATGCGCATCTGCGGCCTGGAGCTCAAGGAGTTCCGCGCCCAGGACTATTTTGTTCCCGGAGGCACCATCGGGGACGCGGAAGAGTTCGCCAAGATCATGTCCCTGGGGCAGCCGGAGCAGGTGTACGAGAGGCTTTCGCACCGCATGCCCTACAAGGACGCTCTCGCCGGCGCCTGGAAGGCCTTCGAGGAGAGGGGCGAGAGCGTCTTCGAGGACGAGATGCAGAAGCACATCATCAAGACCTGCCTCAAGATGTCCAAGGATCCCCTGGGCATCGGGGTGATCATCGATTTCATGTGGAGGAAATACCTGGAGATCACCAACCTGCGTATCATCGTCAGGGGCAAGAGCATAGGGCTCATCGAGTCCCAGATACGCAAGGAGTTGGTGCTTTTCGGGGAGGAACAGAAGGGCGGGTAG
- a CDS encoding V-type ATP synthase subunit F, with amino-acid sequence MYKAIVVTDPETADGFRLAGVSVVEAENPDEALEKIKLLIDDPNAGILAVNEHFYNNIDEKTQEKIDSIYRPIVIPLPIKESVEMAGERRAYLARLIHRAIGFDITLRGREGE; translated from the coding sequence TTGTACAAGGCCATAGTGGTGACCGACCCGGAGACGGCGGACGGGTTCCGCCTCGCGGGCGTCAGCGTGGTGGAGGCGGAGAACCCCGACGAGGCGTTGGAGAAGATCAAGCTCCTCATCGACGATCCCAATGCCGGGATACTCGCGGTGAACGAGCATTTCTACAATAATATTGACGAGAAGACGCAGGAGAAGATCGACAGCATCTACCGGCCCATCGTCATCCCCCTGCCCATCAAGGAATCGGTGGAGATGGCGGGGGAGAGGCGCGCCTACCTGGCCCGGCTCATCCATCGCGCCATCGGTTTTGACATCACCCTGCGGGGCAGGGAGGGAGAGTGA
- a CDS encoding V-type ATP synthase subunit A, with product MIVGSIAKVSGPVVSAEGMSGAKMYDITRVGELGLIGEVVRLDGDIAIVQVYEDTSGLRVGEKVECTEEPLQLELGPGLLSSIYDGIQRRLTDIAENYGDFVVRGVSTDALPRDRKWGFQPMVEAGDEVQEGDVVGEVQETTHIVHRIMVPPGMSGRVAEVREGEFTVDQTVVVLESGAEIKLYQTWPARVPRPVKKKENPTVPFITGTRILDTFFPIAQGGYSIIPGGFGTGKTVTETTLAKWADADIVIYIGCGERGNEITEVLAEFPSLIDPKTGVPLMQRTILVANTSNMPVAAREASIYTGITLAEYYRDMGYNVALMADSTSRWGEALREVSGRLEEMPGEEGYPAYLATRLADFYERCGRAVCLGSDERMGSITAIGAVSPPGGDFSEPMTQNSLRITGAFWALDTSLAYRRHFPAISWIKSYTLYLDQIQDWYTKNVAEDWRTLRDKAMSLLQKEVELQEIVQLVGPDALPDFAKAVLETTRMLREDFLQQFAFSDTDAFCSLRKAYLMLKVILTYYDCLEEVLVQGVPLRQATEHPIKNEIARMKEIPTEEAEEKISDLLDRVQRELRALGEW from the coding sequence ATGATCGTAGGGAGCATTGCCAAGGTATCCGGGCCCGTGGTCAGCGCGGAGGGCATGTCCGGCGCCAAGATGTACGATATCACCAGGGTCGGCGAGCTCGGCCTCATCGGCGAGGTGGTGCGCCTGGACGGGGACATCGCCATCGTGCAGGTGTACGAGGACACCTCCGGCCTGAGGGTGGGGGAGAAGGTGGAGTGCACCGAGGAGCCCCTCCAACTGGAGCTCGGCCCCGGCCTCCTATCCTCCATCTACGACGGCATCCAGCGGCGCCTGACGGACATCGCCGAGAACTACGGCGACTTCGTGGTGCGCGGCGTCTCCACCGACGCCCTTCCCCGCGACCGCAAATGGGGTTTCCAGCCCATGGTGGAGGCGGGGGACGAGGTGCAGGAGGGAGACGTGGTGGGGGAGGTGCAGGAGACCACCCACATCGTCCACCGCATCATGGTCCCTCCGGGGATGTCCGGCCGGGTGGCGGAGGTCAGGGAGGGCGAGTTCACCGTGGACCAGACGGTGGTGGTCCTTGAGAGCGGCGCCGAGATCAAGCTCTACCAGACCTGGCCGGCCCGCGTCCCCAGGCCGGTCAAGAAGAAGGAGAACCCCACCGTCCCCTTCATCACCGGCACGCGCATCCTGGACACCTTCTTCCCCATCGCCCAGGGCGGGTACAGCATCATCCCCGGCGGGTTCGGGACCGGCAAGACGGTGACCGAGACCACTCTGGCCAAGTGGGCGGACGCGGACATCGTGATCTATATCGGGTGCGGCGAGAGGGGCAACGAGATCACCGAGGTGCTGGCGGAGTTCCCCAGCCTCATCGACCCCAAGACGGGGGTCCCCCTCATGCAGCGCACCATCCTGGTGGCCAACACCTCCAACATGCCGGTGGCGGCCAGGGAGGCCTCCATCTATACCGGCATCACCCTGGCGGAGTATTACCGCGACATGGGCTACAACGTAGCCCTCATGGCCGACTCCACCTCGCGCTGGGGGGAGGCGCTGCGCGAGGTCTCGGGGCGCCTGGAGGAGATGCCCGGCGAGGAGGGCTACCCCGCTTACCTCGCCACCCGCCTGGCCGACTTCTATGAGCGCTGCGGGAGGGCGGTGTGCCTGGGCAGCGACGAGCGCATGGGCTCCATAACCGCCATCGGCGCGGTCTCGCCCCCGGGCGGCGATTTCTCCGAGCCCATGACCCAGAACTCCCTACGCATCACGGGGGCCTTCTGGGCCCTGGACACCTCCCTGGCCTACCGCCGCCATTTCCCTGCCATCAGCTGGATCAAGAGCTACACCCTGTACCTGGACCAGATCCAGGACTGGTACACCAAGAACGTGGCCGAGGACTGGAGGACGCTGCGCGACAAGGCCATGAGCCTGCTGCAGAAGGAGGTGGAGCTGCAGGAGATCGTGCAGCTGGTGGGGCCGGACGCCCTGCCGGACTTCGCCAAGGCGGTGCTGGAGACCACGCGCATGCTGCGCGAGGATTTCCTGCAGCAGTTCGCCTTCTCCGACACCGACGCCTTCTGCTCCCTACGCAAGGCCTACCTCATGCTCAAGGTCATCCTGACCTATTATGACTGCCTGGAGGAGGTGCTGGTGCAGGGGGTGCCTCTGCGCCAGGCCACGGAGCATCCCATCAAGAACGAGATCGCCCGCATGAAGGAGATCCCTACGGAGGAAGCCGAGGAGAAGATATCCGACCTGCTGGACCGCGTGCAGCGCGAGCTGAGGGCGCTGGGCGAGTGGTGA